CCAACTCCATTTCAGGTTTACACACTCTGAAGAATCTGTCTGGAGATGATAAGCCGCCTTTACCATCGTTTAAGAGACTCTTTGCTATGAACTTACCGGAATGGAAACAGGCGTTATATGGTTGCGTAAGTGCAACCTTGTTTGGTGCCATACAGCCGGCGTACGCATATTCTTTGGGGTCGATGGTATCagtatattttttgaaaagccACGACGAGATCAAGGAGAAAACGATGATCTACGCATTATCTTTTGTCGGCTTAGCCGTGCTTTCTTTACTGATCAATATCAGCCAACACTACAATTTTGCATGCATGGGCGAATATTTGACTAAGCGTATCCGAGAACGTATGCTCTCTAAGGTGCTAACCTTTGAAGTCGGTTGGTTCGATCGTGATGAGAACTCAAGCGGTGCCATTTGTTCTAGACTTGCAAAAGATGCTAATGTGGTACGCACATGAATTTTTAAGATTAGTAACAAACAATGTCATAACGTCTCTTGATCTTTATAATAACTTCTTTTATAATAGGTGAGATCGTTGGTAGGTGACCGGATGGCTTTATTGGTACAAACCATATCAGCTGTAACCATTGCATGCACAATGGGTTTGGTCATTGCTTGGAGGTTAGCCCTAGTGATGATCGCGGTGCAGCCGGTGATTATTGTTTGCTTCTACACTCGACTTGTTCTACTCAAGAACATGTCGAAAAAAGCAATCAAGACTCAGGACGAGAGTAGTAAACTAGCCGCCGAGGCTGTTTCAAACGTCCGGACCATCACAGCCTTTTCATCACAAGAACGTATCATGAATATGTTGGAGAAGGCTCAAGAAACCCCGCGGAGAGAAAGCATACGTCAGTCGTGGTTTGCGGGGATTGGGCTTGCCATGTCGCAGAGCCTCACGTCATGCACGTGGGCGCTAGACTTTTGGTATGGTGGTAAGTTGATAGATGGTGGATACATCACAGCGAAAGCTTTGTTCGAAACGTTTATGATCTTGGTTAGTACTGGTCGGGTTATTGCCGATGCTGGAAGCATGACAACTGATCTAGCCAAAGGTTCGGACGCGGTCGGGTCGGTTTTCGCAGTGTTGGACCGGTACACATCGATTGATCCAGAAGATCCAGATGGATATGAACCGGAAAGAATAACCGGTCGGGTCGAGTTTCTCAACGTGGACTTCTCTTATCCAACTAGACCGGATGTAACGATATTCAGCGGCTTCTCTATTAATATCGACGCAGCAAAGTCGACTGCGATAGTTGGTCCAAGCGGGTCGGGTAAATCCACGGTAATCGGGTTGATCGAACGGTTTTACGACCCGGTTAATGGTGTTGTGAGAATCGACGGTCGAGATTTAAGAACGTACAATCTGAGAGCGCTTCGTCAGCACATAGCTTTGGTTAGCCAAGAGCCAACGTTGTTCGCGGGAACGATACGAGAAAACATCATATACGGAAGAGCGTCGGATAAGATCGACGAAGCAGAGATCATCGAGGCTGCAAGAGCAGCGAACGCTCATGATTTCATCACAGCATTATCGGACGGTTACGACACATACTGCGGGAACAGAGGAGTACAGTTATCCGGTGGTCAGAAACAGAGATTGCTATCGCTAGAGCGGTGTTGAGAGAACCCGTCAGTGTTGCTCCTTGATGAAGCAACGAGTGCTTTGGATAGCCAGTCGGAGCGTGTGGTGCAAGACGCACTCGAGCGCGTGATGGTTGGAAGGACGAGCATTGTTATTGCACATAGACTGAGCACGATACAGAACTGCGACATGATTGCTGTTCTAGAGAAAGGGAAACTCGTGGAACGTGGGACCCATTCATCCTTGCTGGCAATGGGGCCGACAGGTGTTTACTACTCATTGGTTAGTCTCCAGAGAACTTCTTGTTGAATAAAAAGTTTGgagaatttgttttttcaaacattaaaacaaatatgTGTTTAAATTTGGCTTGTATGACTATAGCATAACAACATAAAAGTAACTTCAATGGAAGCTCTGAACTTAAGTTTCtcaaatgtaatatatatgaatttttatatatttattataaatattcaaaattatgaGAAccttttttcataatatttcatttaaGAAATGTGGAATAAGGAAACATCGTCGTGGATTGCTCAGAAACTGCATCAATATCTACAGCCAAACGATGTGGAACATGTGATGAAGATTAAATTGTCTCAATTTGCTTCAGAAGATGACTAGTTTAGCCTTTTACAAAAGATACTAAGTACGGTCAAATCAGGATATTAGGCAGCTACTCATTATTATCATACGATGGAGAAGATATTTTAAGACCTGAAGGCTTTTGGAAATAAAGCTTAAAATATGGAACTTGAACATTTtacgtttttcaaaaagaaatttgaaaaaaaatttcaaaaaaaaatatttataagaaaattcgaatttgaaaagtataattcgaaaacatacaaaaaatactttttttttattttttttgaattttttgaattatttgaaattttgaaattttgaaattttgaaattttgaattttatttttttttattttttatttaaataatgattatttattatatgtatgAATAACAAGGGCTTAAGAATCTTTTGCCACTTTAAaaagaagatattttaaaaatgtctctttagtggtggtaaaaatgaaaagtggtaccatgaaagtggtaaacatgtaatttcccctaatttttaaaattttctttttgtttggattatttttaaaaggaaaacattctattttataaatctctGTTTTcgtacaattataaaaaaaactatcaaatactctcttatattttgtgtttaggattttagaaaagaaaaattattgtcatataaccttttacaattatcttcttTTTAGAATTGCAGAAAataaatttctatcaaatattttatttctagatactaataaataattttaaagtgaCTATTTTACAATCTGTCTTTTTACACatcttttgttaattaaatagtttttattataatgTTCATCATCCAAtctctcttaaaaatattatcaaataactTCTTACAATTCTCTTTAGTTATGAcctaaaaatatgatacaaatctcTTTCgtataaaatctttataaaagAACAactatcaaatttatatatctagggtattagggattttacttattaaatgaaacattttgatcatttttctccttgtggtctatttttgtgttcaaaacttgaaaattgtctATTTAAGAGAATTGCCTATAttataatcttaaaattttattgacaTATGTCGCAATTatgttaattagcaattttgaagaaccaagtttatataataagatctactttctcagaaatttgaatgactgaaaaatatattttctgaaaaaaaaatcctgTAAACAATTAACACCTTAGATTTACTAATCATTTACcttgtttggttttattagcaGCTCACAAGTGGTAGACCCCCTATATCTGAAGCACATTACATATTCAATGATTTGTAAGCCCAATTCtgacaatatatatacatagatttaTAACTTTGtacaagttaaataaatcttattcatatacacacacacaaaaaaacccAAGACGGTCCTCGGCAAAGCTTAATGAAACATTAATCTTAGGCCTccaaaaaattttgaaaaaaattacatagaaaaatcccaaaattaatttttaagccCTCAAATCtaccaaaaaaatttaagctgaaattttttaaaatccgCCTACAGCTCCCTAAATTTTAGGACCGGCTCTAACAAAACCCTAATGCCATTGATGGAGAAACCAGACAATAGGGAGATGGATTTGCTCACAGATGGATTACCACCAATCCCTATCCTATTGACGAAGATACCAAAGATCAGTGGAACGGAATCGCTGCTAGAGGATCTGTATGCGATTATACTAGCCAAGTTACCACTAACGAGCATAATCACTTTCAAACGGGTTTGCAAGCAATGGAAATCACTCGTTGAGTCTCCTTTTTGCCGCGATCTTTATCTGTCTATGCACCAAAACTCGTATTATTCTTCTTGGTCGTTCATGTGTAGAGGTTGCGAGACAGAAACCATGGCTCACTACGGATCCGATAACTGGTGTCTTACCCGTTCTCTCGGTTCTTACATCTCGTCTTTTCTAGCCGAAAAGTTCGAGAACCGAGAAGGTAGAGTCGTGGCTTACACCGATGTTGGATTGATATTGATTTACGTTGTCACGAACCAATCTTTCTACGTGGCTAATCCTGTCTCAAGGCAATGCGTAGAGATCCTGCCTCATAATCATGCAAtggaacgtttttggatattgGGGATTGTGACTCGAACTGAGGACGAAGTCGTTTTGGGTTACAAAGTTGTTTTGTTAGAGAAAGAAGAAACTTTACTAGTTTCTTGATATATTCATCTGAGACCGGCTCGTGGAGTCTTGAAACTGTTAGTTTTCCTTTCACTTTCATCGCTCAGGAATTTAACAATCCCATTAGCCTGAACGGAAAGCTTCACTGGCTCGCTCACAATCCGGAGTATAAAGATTTTCTTGTATCCTTCGATTTCTACCCTAGTGGAGACAAGGGTTCTGATCGATGTCGTGTTACACCTTTCCCTGACTTAGACAAAACAACTAAATTCAAAAGAGCTTGCACAACTTGTCAAGGGTTTCTCATGTATATTAACATAGTCTCTGTAGCCGAAGTTGATAAGCTGTGTGTATGGAGGCTAAAGAGCGAAGGATGGCAACTAGTATCTGAAATCTCTACTGATATTGTAACGGCTGGTTTTGATTATATTCCGTTGGGGATGAATCCTTTTGATGATAAACTAGTGTACTTTTGGAGGGGAAACATGGAGGGCCAAGATTTGTTGTCTATTAACTTACACATTGGGGAGTTTATGGTCCACGAAGAGTTGGAACGTAGCAGCGACGGTCGCGTTCTGAGTTCCGTTGGTGGTCCGAGAGAGATAGAATACATAAAGGAAACATTTTATTCCTCGTTCGTTCTCCCGAGGTGGCTGCATCCTTTCCCGAACTAGGTGcgagtttaaaataaaaataaaaaaataataatatatattatgcaaAACTTAACctgtttctttctcttcttgatAATTACTGTTGTTTCCTTATGcaagatgaagaagttgtcgGATGGTGTTTGCTAGAAAACTCTTATCAATGAATCTTGTAACTTATTTTACTGGCAAATTATACCCAACTGGGGAAGTTGTATGTTTTAGAGAAAACTTTCATTTGGATCgctatttttaaagtatttttcaaGAGAAGACCTTTAGAAGTAGGGTTAATTTGCTGAATAactatattagaaaaaaaatagttttgtagtaagagaatagagagaggATGCGATGGTTTGTTGgtgaaatatagtttttttcagTTATCAAATTTTCCTTAGAAGTATCGTTTAAGATTATCAACGGCATAAACTTCTGGATTCCCCCAACTTTTTGCTCGTTTCTACCAGTGTTCAGCAgtcaataaaaatttgataagttgatgatttgttaaaaaaaatcaacataagaGAAAGAAAACCTTCGTATCTATATCTAGTAAAAAGAACTTGCATAGGTCAACATTTCTCtgattgaataaaataaatagctTAGTATTATCGCTATCAGTGCACTGAAGAAAATTAGAGAAACAAGGAGTGAATAAACGGAGGAATAAGATCAAGatattttggttaagaaaagATGTTGTAAACTCTTGAAACCCAAAATATTATGGCTGCAACTGGAATGCTGCCATTTAGCgaaataaaatt
The DNA window shown above is from Brassica napus cultivar Da-Ae unplaced genomic scaffold, Da-Ae ScsIHWf_161;HRSCAF=291, whole genome shotgun sequence and carries:
- the LOC106370460 gene encoding LOW QUALITY PROTEIN: F-box protein At3g28330 (The sequence of the model RefSeq protein was modified relative to this genomic sequence to represent the inferred CDS: inserted 1 base in 1 codon); translated protein: MPLMEKPDNREMDLLTDGLPPIPILLTKIPKISGTESLLEDLYAIILAKLPLTSIITFKRVCKQWKSLVESPFCRDLYLSMHQNSYYSSWSFMCRGCETETMAHYGSDNWCLTRSLGSYISSFLAEKFENREGRVVAYTDVGLILIYVVTNQSFYVANPVSRQCVEILPHNHAMERFWILGIVTRTEDEVVLGYKVVLLEKXRNFTSFLIYSSETGSWSLETVSFPFTFIAQEFNNPISLNGKLHWLAHNPEYKDFLVSFDFYPSGDKGSDRCRVTPFPDLDKTTKFKRACTTCQGFLMYINIVSVAEVDKLCVWRLKSEGWQLVSEISTDIVTAGFDYIPLGMNPFDDKLVYFWRGNMEGQDLLSINLHIGEFMVHEELERSSDGRVLSSVGGPREIEYIKETFYSSFVLPRWLHPFPN